The proteins below come from a single Aegilops tauschii subsp. strangulata cultivar AL8/78 chromosome 6, Aet v6.0, whole genome shotgun sequence genomic window:
- the LOC141026136 gene encoding uncharacterized protein — MAAPKWVDEVPGLPIRVVIRRLVKASDPSVEATVVAFSNLDLLSDEQMSMTCAYPRPSSGDLNDVVEAFEARLPSFLNYFHLAGRIVRSPSSGLPELRCHNQGAELVVGYAGVELESLNWTSTDKSLTKIPLPYAEEVALSVPRLSFTCAFSSGVHVSLD; from the coding sequence ATGGCGGCGCCTAAGTGGGTCGACGAAGTCCCTGGCCTGCCCATCCGTGTGGTGATCCGCCGCCTCGTGAAGGCCTCTGATCCCTCCGTTGAGGCGACCGTGGTTGCCTTCTCCAATCTCGACCTTCTCTCCGACGAACAAATGTCAATGACATGCGCCTATCCCAGACCTTCTTCCGGCGACTTAAATGACGTCGTCGAGGCTTTCGAGGCTCGGTTGCCGTCATTCCTCAACTACTTCCATCTGGCCGGCAGGATCGTGCGCAGTCCGAGCTCTGGCCTACCCGAGCTCCGCTGCCACAACCAAGGCGCCGAGCTTGTAGTCGGATATGCCGGCGTGGAGCTGGAGTCGCTGAACTGGACCTCGACCGACAAGTCATTGACGAAGATCCCTCTGCCGTATGCCGAGGAGGTTGCGCTGTCGGTGCCACGGCTGTCCTTCACCTGCGCCTTCTCTAGTGGTGTACACGTCAGTTTGGATTGA
- the LOC109752946 gene encoding MADS-box transcription factor 22, translating to MARERREIKRIESAAARQVTFSKRRRGLFKKAEELSVLCDADVALIVFSSTGKLSQFASSSMNEIIDKYSTHSKNLGKTDQPALDLNLEHSKYANLNDQLAEASLRLRQMRGEELEGLSVDELQQLEKNLETGLHRVLQTKDQQFLEQINELHRKSSQLAEENMKLRNQVGQIPTAGKLVVADTENVVAEDGQSSESVMTALHSGSSQDNDDGSDVSLKLGLPCLPWK from the exons ATGGCGCGGGAGCGGAGGGAGATAAAGCGGATAGAGAGCGCGGCGGCGCGGCAGGTCACCTTCTCCAAGCGCCGCCGGGGCCTCTTCAAGAAGGCCGAGGAGCTCTCCGTCCTCTGCGACGCCGACGTCGCGCTCATCGTCTTCTCCTCCACCGGCAAGCTCTCCCAGTTCGCCAGCTCCAG TATGAATGAGATCATCGACAAGTACAGCACGCATTCTAAGAACCTGGGGAAAACAGACCAGCCTGCTCTTGACTTGAAC TTAGAGCATAGCAAGTATGCAAATTTGAACGATCAGCTTGCAGAAGCTAGTCTTCGACTAAG ACAGATGAGAGGTGAGGAGCTTGAGGGGTTGAGTGTTGATGAACTCCAGCAGTTGGAGAAAAACCTAGAAACTGGTCTGCACAGGGTGCTTCAGACGAAA GATCAACAATTCTTGGAACAGATAAATGAACTGCATCGAAAG AGTTCACAGCTGGCAGAGGAGAACATGAAACTAAGGAACCAA GTAGGCCAGATTCCAACAGCTGGCAAGCTAGTGGTTGCTGATACCGAAAATGTTGTTGCTGAAGATGGACAGTCCTCGGAATCCGTCATGACTGCATTACACTCTGGAAGCTCACAGGATAATGATGATGGTTCCGATGTTTCCCTGAAATTAGG ATTGCCCTGCCTTCCATGGAAGTAA